CACAAAGTGCAGGCATAATGGCTCGGATGCCAAAACAGGGGACATATCAACGCCTGATGAGTTGGCTTGGTATGTGATACGCCTTCCAAAGAGGAAACGCTAAGAGTCTTTTTCGACGGTACCTTTATTGAAAGACAAAAAAGCAAAATGCTGTGTATGTGTTTATATGTGTCATTTTTGTTAGCAGAAAAAATCACAAAAAAGAGGACAGATATCTTCACTATTCTTGCTATTATTCGATGTTTCGTATATAATACATTTGGAAATACATTCCTCCGAGGTGGCATAATGGAATATATCACAGCAAAAGAAGCTGCGGGAAAATGGGGTATATCACAACGTAGGGTGCAAGTGTTATGTGAGCAAGGACGGATACAGGGTGCGTTTCGTTTAGGGTGGGCTTGGGCCATACCTAAAGATGAAAATAAGCCTTCAGATGCTCGAAAAATGAAAACGAAAATAATACGTGTAAACGTCAATATCAAATGTACCAAAAACGCTAATATTTTTTGTACCACTTTGAGCCAATTTCTACCAATAAAATTCCCAGTAATTAATTTCCAAAAATGGTTTTTCGATTTTCTAGTCTGTAGCTTGGACCATCCAGGGTAAATATCTCACACTGGTGGGCCAGACGGTCG
The nucleotide sequence above comes from Peptococcaceae bacterium. Encoded proteins:
- a CDS encoding helix-turn-helix domain-containing protein yields the protein MEYITAKEAAGKWGISQRRVQVLCEQGRIQGAFRLGWAWAIPKDENKPSDARKMKTKIIRVNVNIKCTKNANIFCTTLSQFLPIKFPVINFQKWFFDFLVCSLDHPG